Proteins co-encoded in one Ignavibacteria bacterium genomic window:
- a CDS encoding alkaline phosphatase family protein, producing MKKLALFILVLVLSVNAQQSERPKLVVGIVIDQMRYDYLYRFWDLFGEGGFKELVKNGYSCTNTHYNYMPTYTGPGHASIFTGTTPWMHGIIGNYWYERETGKSVYCAEDNNETAVGGTPEQGKYSPRRLLVNTIADEMRISNSFKSKTIGIAIKERSSILPAGQSANAAYWFDEILGNWITSTYYLKEVPKWVADFNAKRRPETLLKSKWETTYPLSRYTMCSEDDTPFEGLFPGEEKPVFPHDIPAITIKLGNFSAAEGTPHGSTLTKEFAIEAIKGEKLGSGEYTDILTLSFSSPDYIGHRYGPQAIETADCYVKLDKEIKEFLEFLKKQFPKGDYLVFLTADHGGAEVPGYVRQNHIDCGLIDLSAYQKAAEKVLASRFNPDPETKFILDIKNFQVYFDYKVVTKYKTTVEELTKIITPELMKFPEIRDVFPVTGLENGTNSNDPLRKRMFFGYNKKRGGDAWIVFNPGWVHHDNKGTSHGAPYEYDNHVPLIFYGMNVNKGEHRGYVEITDVAPTVTNFLRIMAPNGSFGNVIEGVFKK from the coding sequence ATGAAAAAATTAGCTTTATTTATTTTGGTTTTGGTTTTGTCAGTAAATGCGCAGCAATCAGAAAGACCAAAACTTGTAGTCGGGATAGTGATCGACCAGATGAGGTACGATTATTTATACCGGTTCTGGGATCTGTTTGGCGAGGGAGGATTCAAAGAACTCGTTAAAAACGGATACAGTTGCACAAATACACATTACAATTATATGCCGACCTACACCGGACCGGGTCATGCGTCAATTTTTACAGGCACTACGCCATGGATGCACGGAATAATAGGCAATTACTGGTATGAGAGGGAGACGGGGAAGTCGGTCTATTGTGCAGAAGATAACAATGAGACTGCAGTTGGTGGTACGCCTGAACAGGGAAAATATTCACCCAGGCGACTTCTTGTGAATACAATAGCTGATGAAATGAGGATTTCGAATTCGTTCAAATCAAAGACAATTGGAATAGCGATCAAAGAGCGTAGTTCCATCCTTCCTGCCGGGCAGTCAGCCAATGCAGCTTACTGGTTTGATGAGATACTTGGTAACTGGATAACCAGTACATATTATTTGAAAGAGGTGCCGAAGTGGGTAGCTGATTTCAATGCAAAGAGACGACCCGAAACACTTTTGAAAAGCAAATGGGAGACGACTTACCCGCTCTCGAGGTACACAATGTGTTCTGAAGATGACACCCCGTTTGAAGGTTTGTTTCCGGGAGAGGAAAAACCTGTATTTCCTCATGATATTCCGGCAATAACGATAAAACTCGGAAATTTCAGCGCAGCAGAGGGGACTCCCCACGGAAGCACCCTCACAAAGGAGTTTGCAATTGAGGCAATAAAAGGTGAAAAACTGGGATCGGGTGAGTACACTGACATCCTTACACTTAGTTTTTCTTCACCCGATTACATCGGACACCGTTACGGTCCCCAGGCGATTGAGACTGCTGACTGTTATGTGAAACTTGATAAAGAGATTAAGGAGTTTTTGGAATTCCTGAAAAAACAGTTCCCGAAAGGGGATTATCTGGTTTTTCTGACTGCGGACCATGGAGGAGCTGAAGTACCGGGTTATGTCAGACAGAATCACATTGACTGCGGATTGATCGACCTTTCTGCGTACCAAAAAGCTGCTGAAAAAGTACTTGCTTCAAGGTTTAATCCCGATCCCGAGACAAAATTTATTCTGGATATTAAAAATTTCCAGGTTTACTTTGATTACAAAGTTGTTACAAAATACAAAACGACTGTTGAAGAGTTGACAAAAATCATCACTCCCGAGCTTATGAAATTCCCCGAGATAAGGGATGTTTTTCCGGTGACAGGGTTGGAAAATGGCACAAATTCAAACGATCCACTCAGAAAGAGAATGTTTTTCGGGTATAACAAAAAAAGAGGCGGTGATGCCTGGATTGTCTTCAACCCCGGATGGGTTCACCACGACAACAAGGGAACATCGCACGGAGCGCCCTATGAATATGACAACCATGTTCCACTCATTTTTTACGGAATGAATGTTAACAAAGGGGAACACAGAGGATATGTCGAGATCACCGATGTGGCTCCGACAGTTACAAACTTCCTTAGAATAATGGCCCCCAACGGCAGTTTTGGAAATGTGATTGAAGGAGTCTTTAAAAAGTAA
- a CDS encoding SDR family oxidoreductase, protein MKKWSLKGKNAFITGGSKGIGLAVVEEFLTLGANVFTVARNDEDLNALKEELKTDKLETMVCDISIKEDRTKVIKYLGKKLDSLDILVNNAGSNIRKKVHEYSDEEIKYLFELNYFSCVDFCRGLFPLFRLSKSASIINITSVASVFDDSTGFPYASSKSAVNQFTKSLASEWGKHKIRVNAVLPWFIKTPLTEGYLANEENYKKIIERTPLNRVGNADEVASLVAFLSMDISSYITGQTIFVDGGVSGSMFGK, encoded by the coding sequence ATGAAAAAATGGAGCCTTAAAGGCAAAAACGCGTTTATTACCGGTGGCAGCAAGGGAATCGGGCTTGCAGTCGTCGAGGAGTTCCTTACTCTGGGTGCAAATGTTTTCACAGTCGCCCGTAATGATGAAGATCTGAATGCTCTCAAAGAAGAACTAAAAACAGACAAACTTGAGACAATGGTCTGCGATATTTCCATCAAGGAAGACAGAACGAAGGTAATTAAATACCTCGGGAAAAAACTGGATTCATTGGACATCCTGGTTAATAATGCGGGTTCCAACATCCGGAAAAAAGTTCATGAGTATTCCGACGAAGAAATTAAATATCTTTTTGAACTCAATTATTTCAGTTGCGTCGATTTCTGCAGAGGTCTTTTCCCGTTGTTCAGACTTTCGAAGTCGGCTTCCATTATCAACATCACCTCGGTTGCATCTGTTTTCGATGATTCCACAGGATTTCCTTACGCTTCTTCAAAATCCGCTGTAAATCAGTTTACCAAATCCCTTGCTTCTGAATGGGGAAAACACAAAATCAGAGTGAATGCAGTGCTCCCCTGGTTTATTAAAACCCCGCTAACTGAAGGCTACCTGGCGAATGAAGAGAATTACAAAAAAATCATTGAACGAACTCCCCTGAACAGGGTCGGAAATGCTGATGAAGTCGCATCTTTGGTTGCCTTCCTGTCGATGGATATTTCATCATATATCACCGGACAGACAATCTTTGTGGACGGTGGTGTTAGCGGAAGTATGTTCGGGAAGTAG